In a single window of the Gossypium hirsutum isolate 1008001.06 chromosome A13, Gossypium_hirsutum_v2.1, whole genome shotgun sequence genome:
- the LOC107894872 gene encoding blue copper protein yields MASNKLAMLTIVVIFLPAMALATDYIVGDDSGWTTGFDYQAWAKDKVFRVGDKLVFQYPKGYHNVFKVNGTGFKNCDIPPENQALTSGNDTIVLKTPGKKWYICGVASHCSMYAQKLTVSVQYPFGLAPAPAPTQPSVPATPAPAPRLPVTPSVPTTPTKHWAPTPAPSMPTTPIQPWTPAPAPSAPSTPSAVAATPYEPWAPAPAPWAPATPSVPATPYEPWAPAPAPWAPTTTSVPATQSEPWAPGPAPWAPTTPTVPATPSQPWAPGPAPWTPATPSVPTTPSDPWAPTPSPYPWI; encoded by the exons ATGGCTTCTAACAAGCTTGCCATGCTCACCATTGTTGTCATATTTCTTCCTGCAATGGCCTTAGCGACGGATTATATCGTCGGGGATGACAGTGGATGGACAACCGGTTTCGATTATCAAGCTTGGGCAAAAGATAAAGTATTTCGTGTTGGCGATAAATTAG tGTTTCAATACCCTAAAGGATATCACAATGTGTTTAAAGTAAACGGTACGGGCTTCAAGAATTGTGACATTCCACCTGAAAACCAAGCTCTCACATCTGGGAACGATACGATTGTTCTTAAGACTCCAGGAAAGAAGTGGTACATCTGTGGTGTTGCAAGCCATTGTTCCATGTATGCCCAAAAGCTTACTGTCTCTGTTCAATATCCCTTCGGCTTGGCACCAGCCCCGGCTCCAACTCAACCTTCAGTGCCTGCAACACCTGCTCCTGCACCTCGACTACCCGTCACTCCTTCAGTGCCTACAACACCAACTAAACATTGGGCTCCAACTCCTGCACCTTCAATGCCTACAACACCAATTCAACCTTGGACTCCAGCTCCTGCACCTTCGGCACCATCCACACCTTCAGCAGTAGCAGCAACACCATATGAACCTTGGGCTCCAGCCCCTGCACCCTGGGCACCGGCTACACCTTCTGTGCCAGCAACACCATATGAACCTTGGGCTCCAGCCCCTGCACCCTGGGCACCGACTACAACTTCTGTGCCAGCAACACAATCTGAACCTTGGGCTCCAGGCCCTGCACCTTGGGCACCAACTACACCTACTGTGCCAGCAACACCATCTCAACCTTGGGCTCCAGGCCCTGCACCATGGACACCAGCTACACCTTCTGTGCCAACAACACCATCTGACCCTTGGGCTCCAACTCCATCTCCTTATCCATGGATTTGA